In Cololabis saira isolate AMF1-May2022 chromosome 1, fColSai1.1, whole genome shotgun sequence, the following proteins share a genomic window:
- the LOC133446801 gene encoding beta-crystallin B3-like: MGGPAHSHTDHQPQPSPPLHAHTTTVMSAGGDKAKPSSQPDGKAAQNKMSEMSGMSYKMSVYDQENFQGRVIEITSECVNVCEMGMDRVRSLRVECGPFVGFEQMNFSGEMFILEKGEYPRWDSWSNTQKNDYLLSFRPVRMDPEKHKICLFEVGEFKGRKMEIMDDDVPSLFSYGFTDRVGSIMVSCGTWVGYQFPGYRGSQFLLEKGEFKHFNEFGARCPQMQSIRRIRDMQWHPHGCYTTTSK, from the exons ATGGGGGGccctgcacactcacacacagaccACCAGCCCCAGCCCAGTCCACCCCTTCACGCACACACCACCACAG TCATGTCTGCCGGAGGAGACAAGGCCAAGCCTTCATCCCAGCCTGATGGGAAGGCCGCCCAGAACAAGATGTCTGAGATGAGCGGGATGTCCTACAAG ATGAGCGTGTACGACCAGGAGAACTTCCAGGGCCGCGTCATCGAGATCACCAGCGAGTGCGTGAACGTGTGTGAGATGGGCATGGACAGGGTTCGCTCCCTGCGCGTGGAGTGTGGGCC CTTCGTGGGCTTTGAGCAGATGAACTTCTCTGGTGAGATGTTCATCCTGGAGAAGGGCGAGTACCCACGCTGGGACTCTTGGAGCAACACTCAGAAGAACGACTACCTGCTGTCCTTCAGGCCCGTCAGAATG GATCCCGAGAAGCACAAGATCTGCCTGTTTGAAGTTGGAGAGTTTAAGGGACGTAAGATGGAGATCATGGACGACGACGTTCCCAGCCTGTTCTCCTACGGCTTCACAGACCGGGTGGGCAGCATCATGGTCAGCTGTGGAAC CTGGGTGGGTTACCAGTTCCCCGGCTACCGCGGCAGTCAGTTCCTGCTGGAGAAGGGTGAATTCAAGCATTTCAACGAGTTCGGTGCCCGCTGCCCCCAGATGCAGTCCATCAGGCGCATCCGTGACATGCAGTGGCACCCCCACGGCTGCTACACCACCACCTCCAAGTGA